A window of the Brassica oleracea var. oleracea cultivar TO1000 chromosome C1, BOL, whole genome shotgun sequence genome harbors these coding sequences:
- the LOC106292240 gene encoding BAHD acyltransferase At5g47980-like, with protein MEVKLEETGREVIKPSSPAPHDRLQLSVLDLTCPAIYVATTFLYKSTARESPEIISRRLKISLSETLSHFYPLAGRQDGLSICCNDEGVIFTEARTDLLLSDFLRNLSTDSLAAFLPEIDQGESAGTWPLLRVKVSFFGSGSGIAVTVGISHQICDATSLLTFVQGWAATAKGTTTSTCTPHFAGATIYPPPDTSFRSPSIDDVYELQGKCVTNRLVFKSSKIDELKCKAASESVRTPTRVEAIMSLIWRCAANASRSNSLSPKSTVMTQAMDLRLRIPSNVLPQDSMGNLQTCFFVKKGAESELEIDEMVADFRKTKEEFSEMIKENLQGCDNDTTNITTTTLGQNLLTVMGDFVSECYKPDVDLYTMSSWCKKPFYEVDFGWGNPVWMGPASHTVYDNMVFVVLIDSKDGEDVEAWVGLPEQDMPVFLCEQDLLAYAVLNPPVLI; from the coding sequence ATGGAAGTGAAGCTAGAAGAGACCGGAAGAGAAGTGATCAAGCCTTCTTCACCTGCACCTCATGACCGCCTTCAACTTTCCGTGTTGGATCTCACCTGTCCAGCCATTTACGTTGCAACCACCTTCTTGTACAAATCCACAGCCAGAGAGTCACCGGAGATCATATCCCGGAGGCTGAAAATATCTCTATCCGAGACTCTGTCACATTTCTACCCTCTAGCTGGAAGACAAGATGGCCTCTCCATATGCTGCAACGACGAAGGAGTGATCTTCACTGAAGCACGAACCGATCTCCTTCTCTCAGATTTCCTGAGAAACCTCAGTACAGACTCTCTTGCAGCATTCCTCCCTGAGATCGATCAGGGAGAATCTGCTGGGACGTGGCCGTTGCTGAGAGTCAAGGTCAGTTTCTTCGGGTCAGGATCTGGAATCGCGGTCACTGTTGGCATCTCTCACCAGATCTGCGACGCGACCTCATTGTTGACCTTCGTACAAGGCTGGGCGGCTACAGCAAAAGGGACTACAACATCAACATGTACTCCTCACTTTGCAGGAGCCACAATATACCCTCCTCCAGATACCTCCTTCAGGTCTCCTTCTATCGACGACGTTTACGAGCTTCAAGGAAAATGTGTAACCAATCGACTCGTCTTCAAATCCTCAAAGATCGATGAGCTTAAATGCAAGGCGGCTAGCGAAAGCGTCCGGACACCTACGCGCGTGGAAGCCATCATGTCGCTTATTTGGAGATGTGCTGCAAACGCCTCACGGTCTAACTCGTTATCCCCAAAGTCAACGGTTATGACTCAAGCGATGGACTTGAGGCTTAGGATCCCCTCTAATGTTTTGCCACAAGACTCCATGGGTAATCTACAAACTTGTTTCTTTGTCAAAAAAGGGGCAGAGAGCGAGTTAGAGATCGACGAAATGGTGGCTGACTTTAGAAAGACAAAAGAAGAATTCAGCGAGATGATCAAAGAAAATCTCCAAGGGTGTGATAATGATACTACTAACATCACCACCACCACACTTGGCCAGAACTTGCTGACTGTGATGGGAGATTTTGTGTCGGAGTGCTACAAACCGGACGTAGACTTATACACTATGTCTAGCTGGTGTAAGAAGCCTTTCTACGAGGTTGATTTCGGATGGGGTAATCCGGTGTGGATGGGACCTGCTTCACATACCGTCTACGATAACATGGTGTTCGTGGTTCTGATAGATTCAAAGGATGGTGAAGATGTCGAAGCTTGGGTGGGCTTACCCGAACAAGACATGCCTGTTTTCCTATGTGAGCAAGACTTGCTTGCTTATGCCGTCCTAAATCCCCCGGTGTTGATCTAA
- the LOC106311042 gene encoding UDP-glycosyltransferase 71B5-like, whose amino-acid sequence MTMELVFIPSPGIGHLRSTVELAKQLVNGDERLSITVIIIPRSSGGDASDFAQISSFFTPSQDRLRHETISVADNPTGERLPTQVYIANQKPQVRDAVAKLLDPTGVNLPSPPRLAGFVIDMFCISMMDVADEFGVPTYMVYTSNAAFLGFSLHLQKMYDEKKLDTSELSESVNDLEVPCFSRPYPVGCLPYIFISKEWLPLFLAQARNFRKMKGILVNTVAELEPQALNVLSRDDGGDLPRAYPIGPVLHLQNGSRHDDGGKESEILRWLDEQPANSVVFLCFGSLGGFSDEQTREIAVALDRSGHRFLWSLRRASPNILTEGPGDYTNLEEVLPEGFLDRTSDRGKVIGWAPQVAVLAKPAIGGFVTHCGWNSMLESLWFGVPMVTWPLYAEQKVNAFEMVEELGLAVEIRRFIRGDLLEGVMETVTAEDLERAITRVMEQDSDVRNKVNEMAEKCHVALMDGGSSKTALRKFIQDVIENVVV is encoded by the coding sequence ATGACGATGGAGCTTGTGTTCATCCCGTCGCCAGGAATCGGTCATCTCAGATCAACCGTCGAGTTAGCCAAGCAACTAGTCAACGGCGATGAACGTCTTTCCATCACCGTCATCATCATCCCTCGATCTTCTGGTGGCGACGCCAGTGATTTCGCCCAAATCTCTTCCTTCTTCACCCCGTCTCAAGATCGTCTCCGTCACGAGACCATCTCCGTCGCGGATAATCCGACTGGGGAACGCCTCCCGACTCAAGTCTACATCGCCAATCAAAAGCCGCAAGTGCGAGATGCAGTCGCGAAACTCCTCGATCCAACGGGAGTTAACTTGCCGTCTCCGCCGCGGCTCGCCGGATTCGTCATCGACATGTTCTGTATCTCGATGATGGATGTAGCTGATGAATTCGGAGTTCCGACTTACATGGTGTACACATCTAACGCTGCGTTCCTTGGATTCTCGCTTCATCTCCAGAAGATGTACGACGAGAAGAAGCTCGACACGAGCGAGTTGAGTGAGTCGGTCAACGACTTGGAGGTTCCGTGTTTCAGTCGTCCTTATCCCGTAGGGTGTCTTCCATACATTTTCATCTCGAAGGAGTGGCTACCATTATTCCTAGCTCAAGCAAGAAACTTCCGAAAGATGAAGGGTATTTTGGTAAATACCGTTGCTGAGCTGGAACCTCAAGCTTTGAACGTTTTATCACGTGATGATGGTGGTGATCTTCCTCGAGCTTACCCTATAGGACCAGTGTTGCATCTCCAAAACGGATCTCGCCATGACGACGGCGGGAAGGAGTCGGAGATTTTGCGGTGGCTCGACGAGCAACCGGCGAACTCCGTAGTGTTCCTCTGTTTTGGTAGCTTGGGAGGTTTCAGTGATGAACAAACTAGAGAAATCGCCGTGGCCTTAGATCGAAGCGGTCACCGGTTTCTCTGGTCGCTCCGTCGTGCATCGCCGAATATATTGACGGAGGGACCCGGAGACTACACGAATCTGGAGGAGGTTCTACCGGAGGGATTCTTGGATCGGACGTCGGATAGAGGGAAGGTGATCGGGTGGGCTCCGCAAGTGGCGGTGCTAGCGAAGCCGGCCATTGGTGGATTTGTTACTCATTGTGGATGGAACTCGATGCTTGAGAGCTTGTGGTTCGGCGTTCCGATGGTGACGTGGCCGCTCTACGCGGAGCAGAAGGTGAATGCGTTCGAGATGGTGGAGGAGCTGGGATTGGCGGTGGAGATACGGAGGTTCATTAGGGGAGATTTGTTGGAGGGGGTGATGGAGACGGTTACGGCGGAGGATCTAGAGAGAGCGATAACGCGTGTGATGGAGCAAGATAGTGACGTCAGGAACAAAGTGAATGAGATGGCTGAGAAGTGCCACGTGGCGTTAATGGACGGAGGATCTTCGAAGACGGCTTTAAGAAAGTTTATTCAAGACGTGATCGAGAATGTTGTGGTCTAG
- the LOC106296132 gene encoding B-box zinc finger protein 32, with protein MCKGFEEQERRRDDGGCRSIRAPVSCDLCGDNAAVYCEADTAFLCRKCDRWVHFANFLARRHLRRVICTTCRRLTHRFLVGDNFSVVLPESKDKDTN; from the coding sequence ATGTGCAAAGGTTTTGAGGAACAAGAAAGAAGAAGAGACGACGGAGGATGCCGGAGTATCAGAGCTCCGGTAAGCTGCGATCTCTGCGGTGACAACGCAGCCGTGTATTGTGAAGCAGACACTGCTTTCCTCTGTAGGAAATGCGATCGATGGGTCCACTTTGCGAATTTTCTTGCTCGGAGACATCTCCGGCGCGTGATCTGCACAACTTGCCGGAGATTAACTCATCGTTTTCTTGTCGGAGATAATTTCAGTGTCGTCTTACCAGAGTCCAAAGATAAAGATACGAATTGA
- the LOC106333382 gene encoding uncharacterized protein LOC106333382, with protein sequence MNFPPKFIHWISLCITTASFSVQVNGELAGYFQSERGLRQGCALSPYLFVICMNVLSKLLDKSAKENQFGYHPKCKNLGLTHLSFADDLMVFTDGRVRSIENIVEVFNYFVKVSGLKISMEKSTIYYAGMMDENRQELLNTFQFASGTLPVCYLGLPLLTRQMQKEDYQVLIEKIKMCISLWTSRFLPMAGRLQLIKSVLLSIVNFWMTGFTLSGQCIKEINSLCSAFLWSGPSLNVKKAKVSWDVVCLPKKEGGMGLRLLKAMNKVLTLKLLWRLTSSQPSLWAKWIQTYLVKSDIIWSIKDTTTAGSWVRRKLLKYRDLAKQFHKMKVGNGNRTSFWFDSWSPLGCLYDITGVRGCIDLGIRATATVSSALLSRRRSIDHRQEVWSRLTKNLLCGSFTTDWTELIEIIKDNSQDFLSKFLTRYVFQLSIHSLWRERNDRRHGATPTTVSVMVGILDRQVRNKCLSFRQVRNFTFAAVLGVWFSTR encoded by the exons ATGAACTTTCCTCCTAAGTTCATTCATTGGATATCCCTTTGCATTACCACAGCGTCTTTCTCTGTACAAGTAAATGGCGAGTTGGCTGGATATTTCCAGAGCGAAAGAGGTTTGCGACAAGGTTGTGCTCTTTCTCCATATCTCTTTGTCATATGCATGAACGTGCTGTCCAAACTACTGGATAAGTCTGCAAAAGAAAACCAGTTTGGATACCATCCAAAATGTAAGAATCTGGGGCTTACTCATCTCAGTTTCGCTGATGATCTAATGGTATTTACGGACGGAAGAGTACGATCAATCGAGAATATTGTGGAAGTCTTTAACTATTTTGTAAAAGTATCAGGTTTGAAGATAAGCATGGAGAAATCGACAATCTATTATGCTGGTATGATGGATGAAAATCGTCAAGAACTGCTTAATACATTTCAGTTTGCTTCTGGTACATTGCCGGTGTGTTATCTAGGCTTGCCTCTTCTCACACGTCAGATGCAAAAAGAGGATTATCAGGTGCTTATCGAGAAGATAAAGATGTGTATTAGCTTATGGACTAGCCGCTTCCTGCCTATGGCTGGTCGGCTGCAGTTGATAAAGTCAGTTTTGCTAAGCATAGTCAATTTCTGGATGACTGGTTTCACGCTCTCGGGGCAGTGTATTAAGGAAATCAACAGCCTCTGCTCTGCTTTCCTTTGGTCTGGTCCTTCTCTTAATGTGAAGAAAGCAAAAGTTTCCTGGGATGTGGTCTGCCTCCCTAAGAAAGAAGGAGGTATGGGTCTCAGATTACTGAAGGCGATGAACAAAGTCCTTACTCTGAAACTGCTATGGAGGCTCACGTCCTCTCAACCTTCTCTTTGGGCCAAATGGATCCAAACGTACTTGGTTAAGAGCGACATCATATGGTCTATCAAGGATACAACAACTGCAGGATCATGGGTGCGGAGAAAGCTTCTGAAGTATAGAGACCTTGCAAAACAATTCCATAAAATGAAGGTGGGAAATGGAAACCGAACCTCTTTCTGGTTTGATTCTTGGTCTCCACTGGGATGTCTGTATGATATCACTGGAGTCCGTGGGTGCATTGACTTGGGAATTAGAGCTACTGCAACGGTCTCCTCAGCTTTGCTTTCGAGAAGACGAAGTATAGACCATCGACAA GAGGTATGGTCTCGGTTAACCAAAAACCTTCTTTGTGGGAGTTTCACAACTGACTGGACAGAGCTAATAGAGATCATCAAGGATAACAGTCAGGATTTTCTCTCCAAGTTCTTAACCCGCTATGTCTTCCAACTCTCGATACATTCTTTATGGCGAGAAAGAAATGACAGAAGACATGGAGCTACTCCAACTACAGTCTCTGTTATGGTCGGCATACTTGATAGGCAAGTCCGAAACAAATGTCTCTCGTTCCGGCAGGTTCGGAATTTCACATTTGCTGCAGTCTTAGGGGTGTGGTTTTCTACCAGATAG